Genomic segment of Pseudanabaena sp. BC1403:
TAATTAATAACTAAATGGAGCTTATTACTATGCGATCGCTAAAATCTTTGAAATCTCTCACAATCTCGCCAGTACTGATCGGCATCATTGCGATCGCCGCATGTTCTAGTCCTACCCCAGAGACAAAATCATCGCCGTCCAATCCTATCCCAACTCCAGCTAATACCATCGAACCAACCAAAGCCACTGCAACAAAAAATATTGACAAAGTCAGTGAGAAGCCCAGTGATAAAACCAGTGAGAATCATGGGAAACCTAATCAAGGCGGACAAGTTGTTGAAGTTGGTGCATACCATTTAGAATTGGTCGCGATCAACGAAGATGGGGGTGTGCATATCGATCTATTTTTGCAAAATGGCAGTGACCATTCACCAATTCCTGATGCAAAAGTAAGCGCACAGGTACAACTCCCCAATGGCACAAAAAAATCTCTGGATATGCCATATAAGGCGGATGGAAAACATTATGGAGCATTGTTGTCTGAAACAATTGCAGGGGAATACAAGGTCGTAATCCTCAGCGAAATTAAAGGTGAGAAGATCAATGGTAGATTTGCTTTTAAGCGATAAGGTTTTTGTAATGGGAGGCGCAAAGCGCTGCACATTACGGGATTACAAATACTAGAAGTAACCTATGCGAATTCTATTAGTGGAAGATGAACCTGACCTTGGCGCAGCGATCGCAAATCGTTTGCGGCAAGAAAAGTATGTTGTGGATTGGGCAAAGGATGGCTCTGAGGCTTGGAACTATCTGGAGAGTCAATGGACGCAATATACAGTCGGGATTTTTGATTGGATGTTGCCGCGTTTGTCAGGTTTAGAATTATGTAAGAAATTGCGATCGCAAAAAAGTACCTTACCAATTTTAATGCTCACCGCCAAAGATAGCATCGAAGATCGAGTCATTGGGCTAGATGCAGGAGCCGATGACTATCTGGTGAAACCTTTCGGGATGGTCGAGTTACTGGCGCGATTGCGTGCATTGCAAAGGCGATCGCCCCAATTGCAAGCGATACAATTAAAAGTCGGAAATCTTACCCTTGATTACAATACTGCCACGGTTTCTTCTGAAGATATTAATGGCAAATCCACGCAAGTTTTCCTCACTGCTAAAGAGTTTCAGCTTTTGGAATATTTCATGCAGCGTCCCAATCAAATTATTTCTCGCGATCAAATCCTCTATCAACTATGGGAAATCCAATCGGAGCCAGAAAGCAATGTGGTCGCTGCCCAAATGCGTTTACTAAGGCGCAAACTTGCGGATAGTAATTGTTTGCTTTCCATTGAAACTATCTATGGATTGGGGTATCGCCTAAATGAAGCAAATGAACCAAAATAATTTATTCTTTCGCGCCCGTTGGCGGCTTGCTATCTGGTATTCAGGTGTGATGGGCATCATTCTTTGTCTCGCAGGAGCAGGAGCCTATCAGATGATGGTTCATGCCCATTGGCAAGGATTACAAGACGAGATCGAAGCAGTGGCAGGAACTCTGCATGATGCGCTTGAGCCAATGCTGCAACAGCCTGATCAGATGAATCCTTATGTTCAGAATGTACTTCCCAATCTCTGTTTAGTAAGTGAACCATGCGATAATTCTCCACAAAATCAGAGCGAGCGACATATTCTTGGTGTCACCCAGACCAATGATTATTACATCCATTTTCGCGATCGCAACTACCAGACCATCGCCACGGTTGGTAACCTGCCAGAAGCAGAAGTAAATAGGGGAGTCATTTGGCAAATACTCCGAGATCCGCAAGGCAGGAACTATTATCAATTCTCACTATTGCTCAAAAACTCAGCAGGATTACCTTGGGGCTATATGCAAATCGGGCGATCGATGGCAGATTATGATCGCCATTTAAGCGAGTCAAGACTAGCGCTATTATTGGGACTACCCATTGGATTTGTGGCGATCGCGATCGCCAGTTGGTATTTAGCCAAAATCGCTATGCAACCCGTTTATACCTCTTATCAACAGATCCAACAATTCACCACTGATGTTGCCCATGAGTTACGCACACCCCTCGCCGCCATCCAAGCTACGGTTGAATCATCCTTAGCGATGGATGTACTTCCAGAAACTGATTCTCGCAATGTCTTAAATGTGATTGAGCGCCAAAATAGTCGCCTGTCTCAACTAGTTGGAGATTTATTGCTATTGTCTCGATTAGATATCGAGACGAATTCACCCAATTTATCACACTGTTGTCTGAACGATATCCTCAGCGATCTTGTCGAAGAATTAGCACCCCTAGCTCTAGCTTCAGACATTATCCTAAATCTCGATCTCAAAACTGAAACACGCATATTTGTGATGGGCAATGAGTCTCAGCTATATCGGCTATTCTCTAATCTCATCGCCAACGCTATACAATATTCCAATCTAAATGGAACTGTTTCTATTTCCCTGACTCTCCAAGATCGCGATGCGATCGCCCAAATCCGCGATACAGGTAT
This window contains:
- the rppA gene encoding two-component system response regulator RppA, translated to MRILLVEDEPDLGAAIANRLRQEKYVVDWAKDGSEAWNYLESQWTQYTVGIFDWMLPRLSGLELCKKLRSQKSTLPILMLTAKDSIEDRVIGLDAGADDYLVKPFGMVELLARLRALQRRSPQLQAIQLKVGNLTLDYNTATVSSEDINGKSTQVFLTAKEFQLLEYFMQRPNQIISRDQILYQLWEIQSEPESNVVAAQMRLLRRKLADSNCLLSIETIYGLGYRLNEANEPK
- the rppB gene encoding two-component system sensor histidine kinase RppB, whose protein sequence is MNQNNLFFRARWRLAIWYSGVMGIILCLAGAGAYQMMVHAHWQGLQDEIEAVAGTLHDALEPMLQQPDQMNPYVQNVLPNLCLVSEPCDNSPQNQSERHILGVTQTNDYYIHFRDRNYQTIATVGNLPEAEVNRGVIWQILRDPQGRNYYQFSLLLKNSAGLPWGYMQIGRSMADYDRHLSESRLALLLGLPIGFVAIAIASWYLAKIAMQPVYTSYQQIQQFTTDVAHELRTPLAAIQATVESSLAMDVLPETDSRNVLNVIERQNSRLSQLVGDLLLLSRLDIETNSPNLSHCCLNDILSDLVEELAPLALASDIILNLDLKTETRIFVMGNESQLYRLFSNLIANAIQYSNLNGTVSISLTLQDRDAIAQIRDTGIGIAEQDLPHIFDRFYRVNSDRSRATGGSGLGLAIAKAIANRHRGNIQVTSELGKGSKFIVSFKSI